The Streptomyces sp. cg36 genomic interval CGGTGGTGCGCCGGCTCGACTGGTGGCTGCTGCTCGCCGCGCTCGCGCTGTCGTTCATCGGCTCGCTGCTGGTGTGGTCCGCCACCCGCAACCGCACCCAGCTCAACCAGGGCGACCCGTACTACTTCCTGATGCGGCACGCCATGAACACCGGCATCGGCTTCGGTCTGATGGTCGGCACGATCTGGCTGGGCCACCGCACCCTGCGCGGCGCGGTGCCGGTGCTCTACGGGCTGTCGGTGGTGCTGATCCTGGCGGTCCTCACCCCGCTGGGCGCGACCGTCAACGGCGCCCACGCCTGGATCATCATCGGCGGCGGCTTCTCGCTCCAGCCGTCCGAGTTCACCAAGATCACGATCATTCTGGGGATGGCGATGATACTGGCGTCGCGGGTCGACGCCGGGGACACGCCCCACCCCGACCACCGCACGGTGCTCAAGTCCCTGGGCCTGGCCGCGCTGCCCATCCTGATCATCATGATGATGCCGGACCTCGGCTCGGTCATGGTCATCGTGATCATAATTCTGGGCGTGCTGCTCGCCTCCGGGGCCTCCAACCGGTGGGTGCTCGGCCTGATAGGGGCGGGAGTGGCGGGCGCGGTCGCGGTGGCCGTGCTCGGGCTGCTCGACGAGTACCAGATCAACCGCTTCGCCGCCTTCGCCAAC includes:
- the rodA gene encoding rod shape-determining protein RodA gives rise to the protein MAGFSVQRYAPERSTFAKLTARDSVVRRLDWWLLLAALALSFIGSLLVWSATRNRTQLNQGDPYYFLMRHAMNTGIGFGLMVGTIWLGHRTLRGAVPVLYGLSVVLILAVLTPLGATVNGAHAWIIIGGGFSLQPSEFTKITIILGMAMILASRVDAGDTPHPDHRTVLKSLGLAALPILIIMMMPDLGSVMVIVIIILGVLLASGASNRWVLGLIGAGVAGAVAVAVLGLLDEYQINRFAAFANPNLDPAGVGYNTNQARIAIGSGGLTGTGLFKGSQTTGQFVPEQQTDFVFTVAGEELGFVGAGLILVLLGVVLWRACRIARETTELYGTVVAAGIIAWFAFQSFENIGMTLGIMPVAGLPLPFVSYGGSSMFAVWVAIGLLQSIRVQRPITA